Part of the Salmo salar chromosome ssa10, Ssal_v3.1, whole genome shotgun sequence genome is shown below.
taattattcatacttttacttttgatacttaagtatatttcaaaccgaatacttttagacttttactcaagtagtaatttactgggtgactttgacttgagtcattttctattaaggtatctttacttttactcaagtatgacaattgggtactttttccaccactgatagaTACACACAGCAGATGAACAGCtcctgtgtttttatttttaatagaaAAACAAAAAGTACTGAAAATCAAATGAAAAAGGAACGATCCAGTAATGATGACAGAAGAACGTTCAGGGCTTTGTCTCCCAGGCAACCACACCTCTTTTCCTTTAAATCTCACTTCTCACTTCCATGAAAAggcggtgtgtgggtgtgtgtgtgtcaacagaGGGTGACTCCACGCTGCCAGTAAGCATCAATACTGCTGAGTTGAAGAGAAGTGGAGGCTGGGCTACCAATGCAGAGGAAAGAGTAATAAACACAACAAGTGAACATGAAGAAGTCCAGCAGCAGAAACCCACAGCTGCTGGTTCCAACATTCACCCAAAACCCTCAACATCACAGCCTATTAACATACTTACATAACACGCGGCTAAAGAACGACAGGAATACAAtggcatatgtgtgtgtatgagtctATCTGcatttgtctgtgtgtatctgaaaGTATGAGTGTGCACTTCTGTGTCTGCATCTATGAATATGAAGTGGAGTGTGTTTCACATAGCCAGGGTCTGGTATATTAGCGTTGAGGGTATATTTAAGAGGACAGGTGTAGTGACACAGGAACTCTGACCTATAGAGCTGTAGCCTGCAGGAGGTGATGCACTATGATAGAagccaaataataataatttaaaaaaaaaaacattaaaataaaCCAAAAATAATGAACTGGATCAACATAATAAAAAAGTCCTTCAAAAAGGCAGGAGTTCAGAATTTCAAAATAAGCCACTCACTGACTCTTCTTTCTCTTATTAAAATATCTAGatttttctttccctccctccctccctccccctaccccttccctctctcggATCCTCTCTGGCCCACTGCAGCAGCGAGCCTCTGTGATGGGGGTTATGGAAGTACCACCCCCTCCCCAGCACCCCTCTTTCTCTATCCACATCTCTGCTCCTCACAGGCAAAGCACAGTAGTCAGGGCCATGGAGGGTGGAAGCCAGGAGGGTGTCTCCCAGACTGCCGTAAGGCTCATTCTTCCTCTGTCCGTCCTCCTTCTCCATGTTGTAGTGATGAGGGGGTGGTATACACAAAGCTGGACCAGGGACCACAGTACAGTTCACTGGGGTGGTAGTTGGGATAGAGGGGAGGGTCTCTCCATAGTCCTGCAGGGCAGTGAGTCCACATGTCCGTTTGTCTGTCTCCATGTGCATCTCTCCATAGTCCTGCAGGGTAGTGAGTCcacatgtctgtctgtatgtctcctCGTTCGTCTCTCCCTCCAGTAATCCACTCAGGGGCCCAATGGGACGACAGCCAAGAGGGGGGCAACAGTCTTTGAGAATAGCTATCCATCGCTCTTTCACACACCAAAAACCTACatgctcacacagacacatacagaatCACATACAAAGGCAGtggaacatacacacactgattcaGACGAACATGCACTCGCACACACTCTGGGAGGCTCTCTGTAGGGGGTTGAGTCAGGCCTTGTTTGCTATGTCCCATCCTCTGCCTCTTCTTCCtctgaacagtagtccagtccCTGTGGGCACACCACAGATGAGACAGAAGAGAGTGATGAGGCAGGACAGATAGCATCGCCGTAGGATAAATGGAGACGTTAGATAAGACAAGGGTGAGTTGATAGGACTAAAGTAGTCTTTTAAAGTCCTAATCTGAATGTATCTCAATTTGAAGTATTTCCTTCCTGTCAGAGTTGGCTTTTAGCAGCCCCCAATCTCACAGGAGACTGTCTCTTTAAAATGTTCAGGTCCTGCTGGCTGGTCCCTCCCGCTCTACCCCCCCTCACCTTCTCAATCTTCTCATCCAACATCCTGAAGAACTCCTGCTGGCTCTCTGATGTGTGGATACtgtgaaagaaagggagagagtgagaacgagggagggagggagagaaagtgagaacgagggagggagaaagaaaaggaAGGAGGAAGTTAGAGGGGGAGGAAACGGGAGGCAACAAACACACCACTAGAATTTTCCATTACACCccccacacaggacacacacacacagttctaaaCCCCAGCTTCGGCAAGAGCCTTCGTGGTTGTGGAGGAATTTGAATAATCATTTTATGGAGTACTCCCAACAAAGGTCTATAATCCAAATGCAAACTAAATACAGCTCCAGCACCCATGCTAATCCACTCACAATGTCACCAAACAGAAACAGAGCCACAATACATGTCTGGAAACAAAAGACACTAGCCACTCAGctcccagctccactacagcGATAACACACTGATTTAGTCACACTGCCTGATACCATTTATGAATACATATAAAAAGCGCAGCAGTGATTGTTAAGTAACACCAATGACTAGCTGGTAACATCAATACCACATTTCATTATTACTCACTTTGTCCTGTTGGCGTTGGCTCCAGAGCCTTCTTTGTGCGGTTTCCCCCTGTACTGTAAAGAGGTCTTCTCCTGAAACACACAGATCAGCTCATAGTTCTGACCCCCGACACTATACACAGAGCCCCCCGAACCCCAATCTGCCCATGTAGCAGGCCTGGGGGGAGAACATCTCCCTGCCCTACCAGCCAGGGCCCTAAGGTTGGAAACATCCGTCCCCTGCTGTGTTGTGTGTCCTTATGGTTAAGGGGACTGACAGGTCTGTGGCGGGAGGTAAGAGTTACCAGGCCCAGCTGTGGCCCTAAGGCTGGGAAGAGACAGGCTGCCTACCCCTGCTGCTGGAGCCTTGGTGCTGGGAAGAGACAGGCTGCCTACCCCTGCTGCTGGAGCCTTGGTGCTGGGAAGAGACAGGCTGCCTACCCTGCTGCTGATTGGTGCTGGGAAGAGACAGGCTGCCTACCCCTGCTGCTGGAGCCTTGGTGCTGGGAAGAGACAGGCTGCCTACCCCTGCTGCTGGAGCCTTGGTGCTGGGAAGAGACAGGCTGCCTACCCCTGCTGCTGGAGCCTTGGTGCTGGGAAGAGACAGGCTGCCTACCCCTGCTGCTGGAGCCTTGGTGCTGGGAAGAGACAGGCTGCTACCCTGCTGCTGGAGTCTTGGTGCTGGGAAGAGACAGGCTGCCTACCCCTGCTGCTGGAGTCTTGGTGCTGGGAAGAGACAGGCTGCCTACCCCTGCTGCTGGAGCCTTGGTGCTGGGAAGAGACAGGCTGCCTACCCCTGCTGCTGGAGCCTTGGTGCTGGGAAGAGACAGGCTGCCTACCCCTGCTGCTGGAGCCTTGGTGCTGGGAAGAGACAGGCTGCCTACCCCTGCTGCTGGAGCC
Proteins encoded:
- the LOC106613825 gene encoding uncharacterized protein C1orf21 homolog — translated: MGCTSAKQVSAVPSDEEGRGKAYSNGDLFTDEYKMKGVEEVKYMRGEEDRVNARNQENLEKTSLQYRGKPHKEGSGANANRTNIHTSESQQEFFRMLDEKIEKGLDYCSEEEEAEDGT